From the genome of Spinacia oleracea cultivar Varoflay chromosome 2, BTI_SOV_V1, whole genome shotgun sequence, one region includes:
- the LOC110775452 gene encoding uncharacterized protein: MDVRDEIDMNKLQNPPKSKKKTKMPKEKKETTGRSSEEQKIGNAKQLDMKETGKYEIEKEIEAEKQIDTFHEGDGKACTTSETEVQKPLSEGDKKSSSKSQPEVQKTSSEEDQEESSKSLVQRKIATKNRGNNLLKQLLAKSIKQNNKKKAAQMVAAAAVAAMASKEADKRIDTAAVAAQIEAEKMAPAADAEDKRVAQEKASAAEKEAKRVAEEKASAADAEAKKLDEEKASAADAQREAELKEAENKRIEANKKKEEEDKAEAMKKDLEERKKEYEEKMSQLMAKNNKELIEEAERKEAERKKREDERKKKEDDDATKAIAMVVENVNASESEAQTIGGKGTKRGKKTTATKKNTILSITMDEELQKKLHNISDSYNPRRSTRSMVKLQQNVGAEVVSKEEFEGKDVSGVTSKVTNTPKKRKAAEKEDEDEPLNVEIIKIKKQKGVEKKAPVKGRILPLRSALKRNKKNDIEEVKEEQKTELAKVNVKGKRKMKKRKEEEEEVQEEEELEGNDEEEQEEEEEQNEEEEEEEEEDEENEEDEEWEEEEEKEQNKMPKEKTVPVKERLVQFEKQRQKIASKRTAAKANLPAERKTKRKITDEEYEVKEENIEKALIVEREVSPLAMITKEVPAKKKPKKSIVVYKEKVAEEEEEKTGVRGGHGKFISFISMMNEQKKEAVRNIGLGALLDFQLPTSSQQFVTWLCNNFEENIQYLYLPKNEKILIEFEDVKKIYGLPSGEVDIVEAKSDKASEEFSAFMTSWKKIFGNKVPSVQKILNYYSQEDQIEAGPDANFITSFLVVTVNTLIKSTLSNQAYFKFLFSLMNHEQIRNLNWCKYVWEALLSTTAQYKKNLKQKDKATFFTGPLPLLTIFYFDRVQRMNFFPPRRIPLVSCWTKEIGHKRNKLEESGFGLGKVLPKINIEEKQTRKEFMDEFVGIIQAVGDNLSKLSDSLKKAQEFFPGNELVSKVEEFLSKMAKEPSLSQDEWSDDFIKALLEKEKELLDAIELEKNKAKKDKQRYEYDIKNAFDLGLSPSPIIDDDKLKREKAGTSTSTPNLSLEEIDESLASAMLNLKQRREEEKKENEIAKAKKMMQAESEVSEPASEKPKTTVEEIVVQEEKIVSSDEATVEPELHVSEMMPVTNVIEEEPAPEVRNEEVSAPQVIEKKVTPDGVEEQPAKNKKNESAEPQVVENTVAQQMVEEPAEPHTPTQSQVQQPVEAELSVGAEQSSLPSPKTPLNEVSISTLISSTKTDLKLDEIFEDKGEKEDEGEGNEKGDKGKRPQRIHKLPAAFSSPYLVKYRDLFKNLDTMHQSLADYVLSGQDNSEVLYFDGYNYINREDMKTLVDEVEVVDCVIDSWSKYLNAKGHKDKLFLSTVPYHIMCTNKVCPAGSSYEKRLEDFNRRVNEELVNYNFKNIHQFKQIFIPVLAAKHFYLLVINHYNATVDVIDNRPLPRNVKFEDKYEGHPEVVLDAFAKYMGTFGYEVEPMQKYEMNLVKMKWRSMKDYTNCGVYVMKHMETYTGDPEHEWICDLKANDTNQIRKLRVTFCGLLMLSKQNEMHESNINEAWRS; this comes from the exons atggaTGTTCGTGACGAAATTGAcatgaacaagcttcaaaatccACCGAAAAGCAAAAA AAAAACGAAGATGccgaaagaaaaaaaggaaac GACTGGAAGATCTAGTGAAGAGCAAAAAATCGGGAATGCAAAGCAACTAGACATGAAGGA AACTGGAAAATACGAAATTGAGAAGGAAATTGAAGCTGAAAAGCAAATAGACACATTCCA TGAAGGAGATGGGAAGGCATGTACAACTTCTGAGACAGAAGTTCAAAAACCATTGAG TGAAGGAGATAAGAAATCTTCGTCAAAATCACAGCCTGAAGTTCAAAAAACATCAAG TGAAGAAGATCAAGAAGAGTCTTCAAAATCTTTGGTACAAAGAAAGATTGCTACAAAAAATAG GGGCAACAACTTACTGAAACAACTTTTAGCAAAGAGCATAAAGcagaacaacaaaaaaaaggcTGCACAAATGGTAGCTGCAGCTGCTGTTGCTGCAATGGCCAGCAAAGAAGCTGACAAAAGGATAGATACAGCTGCCGTTGCAGCACAAATAGAAGCTGAGAAAATGGCACCTGCAGCTGATGCAGAAGACAAAAGAGTCGCTCAGGAAAAGGCGTCTGCAGCTGAGAAAGAAGCCAAAAGAGTGGCTGAGGAAAAGGCATCTGCAGCTGATGCAGAAGCGAAAAAACTGGATGAGGAGAAGGCATCTGCAGCTGATGCCCAAAGAGAAGCTGAGCTGAAAGAAGCTGAAAACAAGAGGATCGAGGCTAataagaagaaggaagaagaagataaaGCTGAAGCAATGAAGAAGGATTTAgaggaaagaaagaaagaatatGAAGAAAAAATGAGCCAGCTTATGGCTAAAAACAACAAAGAGTTGATAGAGGAAGCGGAAAGGAAAGAAGCtgagagaaagaaaagagaagatgagagaaagaaaaaagaagacgaTGATGCCACAAAAGCAATTGCCATGGTGGTTGAAAATGTAAATGCTTCAGAGAGTGAAGCTCAAACCATTGGTGGTAAAGGCACAAAAAGAGGAAAGAAGACAACAGCTACCAAGAAGAACACCATTCTAAGTATTACTATGGATGAAGAACTACAAAAGAAGTTGCACAACATATCAGATTCATACAATCCGAGAAGAAGTACAAGATCAATGGTGAAACTGCAACAAAATGTTGGTGCTGAAGTAGTTAGCAAAGAAGAATTTGAAGGCAAAG ATGTTTCTGGAGTTACTTCCAAAGTAACAAATACTCcaaagaaaaggaaagcggCTGAGAAAGAAGATGAGGATGAGCCTTTGAATGTtgagataataaaaataaaaaaacaaaaag gAGTTGAAAAAAAAGCACCTGTTAAGGGAAGAATTCTTCCTCTTAGGAGTGCATTgaaaagaaataagaaaaatgatATTGAAGAAGTGAAAGAAGAACAGAAAACAG AACTTGCAAAAGTCAATGttaaaggaaaaaggaaaatgaaaaaaagaaaggaagaagaagaagaggttcaagaagaagaggagttagagggaaatgatgaagaagagcaagaagaggaggaagaacaaaatgaggaagaagaggaagaagaggaagaagatgaggaaaatgaggaagatgaagaatgggaagaagaagaagaaaaagaacaaaacaagatGCCAAAAG AGAAAACAGTACCGGTGAAAGAGAGGTTGGTTCAGTTTGAAAAACAAAGACAAAAAATag CATCAAAAAGAACAGCAGCAAAAGCAAACCTACCTGctgaaagaaaaacaaaaaggaaaataacTGATGAAGAATATGAAGTGAAGGAAGAAAATATAGAAAAAG CTTTAATTGTGGAACGGGAGGTTTCCCCTTTGGCGATGATTACCAAAGAAGTTCCTGCAAAAAAGAAACCAAAGAAATCAATTGTTGTTTACAAGGAAAAAGTagcagaagaagaggaagaaaaaaCTGGAGTTAGAGGAGGACATGGAAAATTCATCAGTTTCATTTCCATGATGAATGAACAGAAGAAGGAGGCCGTTCGGAATATCGGTCTAGGAGCATTGCTAGATTTCCAGCTACCTACTTCATCCCAACAATTTGTTACATGGCTATGTAACAACTTTGAGGAAAACATCCAATATCTTTATCTGCCGAAGAATGAGAAAATCCTGATAGAATTTGAGGACGTGAAAAAGATATATGGCCTTCCTAGCGGTGAAGTAGACATAGTTGAGGCAAAGTCTGACAAGGCTAGTGAAGAGTTTTCTGCATTCATGACAAG TTGGAAAAAGATCTTTGGGAATAAGGTCCCATCAGTtcagaaaattttaaattactacaGTCAAGAAGACCAAATTGAGGCTGGACCGGATGCAAATTTCATTACAAGCTTCTTGGTGGTCACTGTCAACACGTTGATCAAGAGCACGTTGTCAAACCAAGCATACTTCAAATTTTTGTTCTCATTGATGAATCATGAGCAGATCCGGAACTTGAATTGGTGCAAGTATGTGTGGGAGGCACTGCTCTCAACTACTGCACAGTATAAGAAAAACCTGAAACAAAAGGACAAAGCAACATTTTTCACAGGACCATTGCCGTTATTGACG ATTTTCTATTTTGACAGAGTTCAAAGAATGAACTTTTTTCCTCCAAGACGAATTCCACTTGTGTCCTGCTGGACAAAGGAAATAGGACACAAACGGAATAAATTGGAGGAAAGTGGCTTTGGATTGGGGAAGGTGTTACCCAAAATCAATATTGAAGAAAAACAAACTCGCAAG GAGTTTATGGATGAGTTTGTCGGTATAATTCAAGCTGTTGGTGACAATTTGTCAAAGCTTTCTGATTCACTGAAGAAGGCGCAAGAATTCTTCCCAGGAAATGAGTTGGTATCTAAAGTGGAAGAGTTCTTGTCAAAAATGGCAAAAGAACCATCATTAAGCCAAGATGAGTGGTCTGATGACTTCATTAAGGCTCTgttggaaaaagaaaaggagttGTTGGATGCAATTGAGCtggagaaaaacaaagcaaaaaaggATAAGCAGAGATATGAGTATGATATCAAGAATGCATTCGACTTGGGACTTTCACCATCACCGATAATAGATGATGACAAGTTGAAACGTGAGAAAGCTGGTACATCCACCTCTACGCCAAATTTGTCACTTGAAGAAATAGATGAATCTTTGGCTTCTGCTATGCTGAATCTAAAACAAAGAAGGGaggaagagaaaaaagaaaatgaaattgcAAAAGCTAAGAAAATGATGCAAGCAGAATCAGAAGTGAGTGAACCAGCTTCAGAAAAACCAAAAACAACAGTGGAGGAGATTGTTGTACAAGAAGAGAAGATTGTGAGCTCGGATGAAGCTACAGTGGAGCCTGAGTTGCATGTATCAGAAATGATGCCTGTAACTAATGTAATTGAAGAGGAGCCTGCACCAGAAGTGAGAAATGAAGAGGTTTCTGCACCACAAGTGATTGAGAAGAAGGTTACACCAGATGGGGTCGAGGAGCAGCCtgcaaaaaataagaaaaatgaaagtgCTGAACCACAAGTGGTTGAGAACACGGTTGCACAACAAATGGTTGAGGAGCCAGCAGAACCTCATACTCCTACACAGTCGCAGGTGCAACAACCAGTGGAAGCTGAACTATCTGTTGGTGCAGAACAATCTTCTCTTCCTTCACCAAAAACTCCATTGAATGAAGTCTCAATATCAACATTAATTTCAAGCACAAAAACAGATTTGAAATTGGACGAAATTTTTGAAGACAAAGGAGAAAAAGAAGATGAAGGAGAAGG AAATGAGAAAGGTGACAAAGGAAAAAGACCTCAAAGGATTCACAAACTACCGGCTGCCTTCTCTTCTCCATATTTGGTCAAGTATCGAGACTTGTTCAAAAATCTGGACACAATGCATCAAAGCCTAGCAGATTATGTCTTAAGTGGTCAGGACAACag TGAGGTTCTTTATTTTGATGGATACAACTACATCAATAGAGAGGACATGAAAACACTGGTTGATGAAGTGGAAGTGGTTGACTGTGTGATTGATTCATGGTCAAAGTATCTAAATGCAAAGGGCCATAAAGATAAACTCTTCCTTTCAACAGTTCCATAT CATATTATGTGTACAAACAAGGTGTGTCCAGCAGGATCCTCCTACGAAAAAAGGCTTGAGGATTTTAACAGAAGGGTTAACGAAGAACTGGTTAACTATAATTTCAAAAACATTCATCAATTTAAACAG ATATTCATCCCTGTTCTTGCTGCAAAACACTTCTATCTCCTAGTCATCAACCATTACAATGCAACTGTGGATGTAATTGACAACAGGCCTCTACCAAGAAATGTAAAATTTGAGGATAAATATGAGGGACACCCAGAAGTTGTG TTGGATGCTTTTGCAAAATATATGGGCACATTTGGATATGAGGTAGAACCAATGCAaaagtatgaaatgaatttggtCAAGATGAAATGGAGAAGCATGAAAGACTATACAAACTGCGGTGTGTATGTCATGAAGCACATGGAGACCTATACTGGTGATCCAGAACATGAATGGATATGTGACTTGAAGGCAAATGAT ACAAATCAAATAAGGAAGCTTCGTGTCACTTTCTGTGGTCTCCTAATGCTTTCAAAGCAAAATGAAATGCATGAGTCAAACATAAATGAAGCATGGAGgagttaa